The following are encoded together in the Bacillota bacterium genome:
- a CDS encoding nucleotide sugar dehydrogenase, with translation MGCAVVGLGYVGLPLAVQAAQAGYLVYGVDVNEEKVEQLKQGKSDVLDVPSHVVAELVASGLFFPSTDFSSLQEADAVVICVPTPLRKSKDPDMSYVLSAIRFFKPYLRRGHLVVVESTVYPGATEELIRPELEEGGLKVGRDFFLAFSPERVDPANRVYGIKNTPKVVGGVTPECTKRAVEFYSSFVDEVVPVSSARAAEMVKLLENVFRAVNIALINETAIMCDRMGIDVWEVIEAAASKPFGFMPFYPGPGIGGHCIPVDPIYLSWKAKSMGYHHRFIELATDINSEMPNYVVGKISEILNLKAKAIRGSRILLLGVAYKPDVGDVRESPALEIYHLLRERGALVDYHDPYVESFKYLETSVRSVELNQDNVQNYDLLVLTTNHSCFDYRWLADHAELIFDTRNGFKNVEGSNIFRIGAPLPKASGVPAGAGYECS, from the coding sequence ATGGGATGTGCGGTGGTCGGGCTGGGGTATGTCGGGCTGCCGCTTGCGGTACAGGCGGCCCAGGCGGGGTATCTGGTTTATGGTGTGGATGTTAATGAAGAAAAGGTGGAACAACTAAAGCAGGGGAAGTCGGATGTTCTTGATGTGCCTTCTCATGTTGTCGCGGAATTAGTTGCTTCCGGTTTGTTCTTCCCCAGTACAGATTTTTCTTCCCTGCAGGAAGCAGATGCGGTTGTCATCTGTGTTCCAACTCCTCTGCGCAAGTCCAAAGACCCGGATATGTCCTACGTTTTGTCTGCAATCCGGTTTTTCAAACCCTACCTGCGAAGAGGTCACCTCGTTGTTGTGGAGAGCACGGTCTATCCTGGAGCTACTGAAGAACTGATCAGACCTGAGCTGGAGGAGGGCGGTCTCAAGGTTGGGCGTGACTTTTTCCTTGCTTTTTCTCCTGAGCGCGTTGATCCCGCCAACCGCGTTTATGGTATTAAAAACACGCCTAAGGTCGTCGGGGGCGTTACCCCCGAATGTACAAAAAGGGCAGTTGAGTTCTACAGTTCTTTTGTAGACGAAGTTGTTCCGGTGTCTTCTGCCCGGGCTGCGGAAATGGTGAAGTTGCTGGAAAACGTCTTCCGCGCCGTGAACATCGCCCTTATCAACGAGACTGCGATTATGTGCGACCGGATGGGAATCGATGTCTGGGAGGTGATCGAAGCCGCTGCGTCGAAGCCCTTCGGGTTTATGCCCTTTTACCCCGGGCCTGGGATTGGAGGCCATTGTATCCCTGTTGACCCGATTTACCTTTCATGGAAGGCAAAGAGCATGGGGTATCACCACAGGTTTATCGAGCTTGCCACGGATATTAACAGCGAAATGCCCAATTACGTTGTGGGGAAAATTTCTGAGATCCTCAACCTTAAGGCAAAGGCGATCCGCGGGAGCAGGATTCTTCTCCTTGGTGTCGCTTATAAGCCGGACGTAGGCGATGTGAGAGAGTCCCCCGCGCTGGAGATATACCACTTGCTGCGCGAGCGCGGTGCACTTGTTGACTACCATGATCCATATGTAGAATCTTTTAAATATCTGGAAACAAGTGTTAGGTCCGTAGAACTCAATCAAGATAATGTTCAAAATTATGATCTTCTCGTGTTGACCACAAATCACTCATGCTTCGATTACCGGTGGCTTGCGGATCACGCCGAACTGATTTTTGATACGCGGAACGGCTTTAAAAATGTTGAGGGATCGAACATTTTCAGGATCGGGGCCCCTTTGCCTAAAGCGAGCGGGGTACCCGCGGGCGCGGGGTATGAGTGCTCATGA
- a CDS encoding SDR family oxidoreductase, which produces MSRTCLVTGGAGFIGSNLTLELVRRRWRVRVLDNLATGRLQNLEPVLDQIEFIQGDVRNREDVERAVKGVEFVFHQAALPSVPRSVEDPLSTNEVNVTGTLNLLLAARDLGVRRVVIASSSSVYGNIPVLPKSEELKPCPASPYAVSKLAQELYAKNFWELYGLSTVCLRYFNVFGPRQDPQSQYAAVIPRFIAALLCGRNPVIYGDGNQSRDFTFVADVVEANLRAAEAEGVDGEVFNVARGENVTINDLLGMLGDITGVALTAEHQEPRPGDVRHSRADITKARRLLGYVPQYGLHEGLEETVKWFRQHL; this is translated from the coding sequence ATGAGCAGAACTTGTCTTGTAACTGGTGGAGCGGGCTTTATCGGTTCTAATTTGACGCTCGAACTGGTGAGACGGCGGTGGCGCGTCAGGGTTCTGGACAACCTTGCGACAGGGAGGCTGCAGAACCTCGAGCCTGTTTTAGACCAGATCGAGTTTATTCAGGGCGATGTCCGGAATCGTGAGGACGTCGAGCGTGCCGTAAAAGGGGTCGAATTCGTCTTCCACCAGGCGGCCCTGCCTTCGGTGCCGCGCTCGGTGGAGGACCCTCTGTCAACAAATGAGGTTAATGTCACGGGTACGCTGAATCTCCTGCTGGCCGCCCGCGACCTGGGAGTGCGCCGGGTGGTTATTGCCTCTTCATCATCTGTCTACGGCAACATTCCTGTTTTGCCCAAGAGCGAGGAGCTTAAGCCCTGCCCCGCCTCCCCTTACGCGGTGAGCAAGCTGGCGCAGGAGCTTTACGCCAAAAACTTCTGGGAACTCTACGGGCTCAGCACCGTCTGCCTGCGCTACTTCAACGTCTTCGGCCCCCGGCAGGATCCCCAATCCCAATATGCCGCTGTCATACCGAGATTCATTGCTGCTTTGCTTTGCGGCCGCAACCCTGTAATTTACGGAGACGGGAACCAGTCCCGCGATTTTACTTTCGTGGCCGATGTGGTGGAGGCCAACCTCCGGGCGGCGGAAGCGGAGGGAGTGGACGGCGAGGTTTTTAATGTCGCGCGCGGGGAAAATGTTACGATAAATGACCTGCTGGGGATGCTTGGAGACATTACAGGCGTTGCGCTTACTGCTGAGCACCAGGAGCCGCGGCCCGGTGACGTGAGGCATTCACGTGCCGATATTACGAAAGCGCGGCGTCTTCTGGGGTATGTTCCACAATATGGTTTGCATGAGGGCCTCGAAGAAACGGTAAAGTGGTTCAGGCAACACCTGTAA
- a CDS encoding glycosyltransferase family 4 protein, translated as MARVLIISHYARSLLNFRGELIRTLTELGHEVTTLGPEAGFEEKLKALGAGYIQIPLERTGLNPLRDFSTLLALVLEMKKLKPDVVFSYAVKPVIYGSLAARVAGVPAVCSMITGVGSVFLEESGRYILLARLVKLLYKAALRSNRVVFFQNPDDISLFRETGLLPAKCRVVLVNGSGVDVERFSYVEPPVKPLSFLLIARLIWHKGIREYVEAARLLKSRYPEVSFKLLGPLDTNPSAIGKKEVEAWVAEGVIEYLGETDDVRPYLAACSVYVLPSYREGTPRSVLEAMAVGRPVITTDSPGCRETVKDGVNGFLVPVKNSVALAEAMERFILNPEIIVEMGKKSREIAEQKYDVHRVNQVILEAMGLKERVFSCCPI; from the coding sequence TTGGCCAGAGTACTGATTATATCTCACTACGCCAGGTCGTTGCTCAATTTTCGCGGGGAGCTTATTCGAACGTTGACGGAACTGGGGCACGAGGTAACAACCCTGGGGCCGGAGGCAGGCTTTGAAGAAAAGCTGAAAGCTCTTGGGGCCGGTTATATCCAGATCCCATTGGAGAGGACGGGACTTAACCCTCTCAGGGATTTTTCTACGCTGCTTGCTTTGGTGCTGGAAATGAAGAAGCTCAAGCCCGATGTCGTCTTTTCCTATGCGGTCAAGCCCGTGATTTACGGCTCTCTGGCGGCCCGGGTGGCAGGGGTTCCCGCGGTCTGCTCCATGATTACGGGAGTGGGCTCTGTCTTTTTGGAAGAGAGCGGTAGATATATTTTGCTGGCGCGGCTGGTGAAACTGCTTTACAAGGCAGCCTTGAGGTCTAATCGCGTGGTGTTTTTCCAAAATCCCGATGACATATCGCTTTTTAGAGAAACAGGTCTTTTGCCGGCAAAGTGCCGGGTAGTCCTGGTCAACGGCTCCGGGGTAGATGTGGAGCGGTTTTCATATGTTGAGCCGCCGGTGAAACCCCTTTCTTTTCTGCTTATTGCCCGGCTTATCTGGCACAAAGGGATTCGCGAATACGTGGAGGCAGCCCGTTTGCTTAAGTCTCGCTACCCGGAAGTGTCCTTTAAATTGCTCGGCCCTTTGGATACCAATCCCTCGGCCATCGGGAAGAAAGAGGTGGAAGCCTGGGTGGCTGAAGGGGTAATAGAGTACCTGGGGGAAACCGATGACGTGCGTCCCTACCTGGCTGCCTGCAGCGTTTATGTGCTGCCATCTTACAGAGAAGGCACCCCCCGCTCGGTGCTGGAGGCGATGGCCGTGGGGAGGCCGGTGATCACAACCGATTCGCCTGGCTGCCGGGAGACGGTGAAAGACGGCGTAAACGGTTTTCTCGTTCCCGTTAAGAATAGCGTTGCTCTGGCGGAGGCTATGGAGAGGTTTATCTTAAATCCAGAGATAATCGTGGAAATGGGCAAAAAGAGCAGGGAAATCGCGGAGCAAAAATACGATGTCCACAGGGTAAACCAGGTCATCCTGGAGGCTATGGGCTTAAAAGAGAGAGTGTTTTCTTGTTGTCCTATATAG
- a CDS encoding sugar transferase has product MGKSIAEVVKRGIDICVAAVGLVLFAPLFTVIALLIRLDSSGPVFFRQVRPGLHGKPFVLYKFRTMREAFDGDGKPLPDEKRLTRLGYFLRSTSLDELPELYNVLKGEMSLVGPRPLLMEYLDRYTPEQARRHEVKPGITGWAQVHGRNALSWEEKFRLDVWYVDHRSLLLDLKILLLTLWKVLRREGISHSGYATMPEFKGSGKYGSC; this is encoded by the coding sequence ATGGGGAAGAGTATTGCCGAAGTGGTTAAGCGCGGGATAGATATCTGCGTAGCGGCTGTGGGGCTTGTTTTGTTTGCCCCTCTTTTTACAGTGATTGCTCTTTTGATCAGGCTCGATTCCTCCGGGCCGGTATTTTTCCGGCAGGTGCGGCCGGGCCTGCACGGAAAGCCTTTTGTGCTTTACAAGTTTCGCACCATGCGGGAGGCTTTCGACGGGGATGGAAAACCACTGCCTGACGAAAAGCGCCTGACACGGCTTGGGTATTTTCTGAGAAGCACCAGTCTTGATGAACTGCCGGAGCTATACAACGTGCTCAAGGGGGAGATGAGCCTTGTGGGCCCCCGACCCCTGCTCATGGAGTATCTTGACCGCTATACACCTGAACAGGCGCGCCGCCATGAGGTGAAGCCGGGGATCACCGGATGGGCGCAGGTGCACGGGCGCAATGCCCTTTCCTGGGAGGAGAAGTTCCGGCTTGACGTCTGGTATGTAGATCACCGGTCTCTCTTGCTTGATCTCAAGATCCTCCTGCTCACACTTTGGAAGGTACTGCGGCGGGAGGGGATAAGCCACTCCGGCTATGCCACCATGCCGGAGTTTAAGGGAAGTGGAAAATATGGATCCTGTTAG
- a CDS encoding acetyltransferase, with protein MDPVRDAVFVVGAGGHAKVVMATLLDAGFSITALLDDDQTKWGSEFFGLRVAGSLEMLRDMRCSAVIAVGDNRSRRDISLRYGECRWLTVVHPAAYVHDSVQLGAGTVIMAGSVIQPDSRLGDHVIVNTGATIDHDCEIADFVHIAPGVHLAGGVSVGEGALLGIGSVVLPGKKIGAWAIVGAGSVVVDDVPSFITVAGVPARPVGKE; from the coding sequence ATGGATCCTGTTAGGGATGCCGTATTTGTGGTCGGAGCCGGCGGCCATGCCAAGGTGGTGATGGCAACGCTGCTCGATGCGGGTTTTTCGATTACTGCGTTGCTGGACGACGACCAGACTAAATGGGGCTCTGAATTTTTCGGTTTACGGGTGGCAGGCAGTTTGGAAATGTTGCGTGATATGCGTTGCAGTGCCGTTATAGCCGTCGGCGATAACCGGTCCCGGAGGGATATCTCATTGCGTTACGGCGAATGCCGATGGTTGACCGTGGTGCATCCCGCTGCGTACGTACATGATAGTGTGCAGCTTGGAGCCGGTACGGTGATTATGGCTGGTTCAGTTATCCAGCCGGATTCCCGTCTTGGAGATCATGTAATTGTTAATACCGGAGCAACCATTGATCACGATTGTGAGATCGCGGATTTTGTCCATATTGCTCCCGGTGTTCACCTGGCCGGGGGTGTTTCTGTGGGTGAAGGGGCCTTACTTGGAATCGGTTCAGTGGTTTTACCTGGAAAAAAGATTGGAGCATGGGCGATAGTTGGAGCTGGGAGCGTTGTCGTTGATGATGTTCCCTCGTTTATAACGGTCGCCGGGGTGCCGGCGCGCCCGGTGGGAAAGGAATGA
- a CDS encoding DegT/DnrJ/EryC1/StrS family aminotransferase, which translates to MKRIPMALPDLDESDIEAVIEVLRSGRLALGQRAEEFERLICEYIGVEHAVAVSSGTAALHLIVRALGIGPGDEVLVPSFTFAASVNVILYVGATPVFVDIDPETYCLDPQELERKITPRTKAVLAVDVFGHPAEWDAILEVAGRHGLRVIDDSCEALGAEYKGKKVGQFGDAAAFAFYPNKQITTGEGGIIVTSDEEIARLCRSMRNQGRGEMGAWLYHERLGFNYRMDEMSAALGVSQLRRIETFLAKREQVARWYGERLAGLDWVRPPVVKPYVKMSWFVYVVTLAEGIKRDAVMRSLEEQGIPTRGYFSPIHLQPYIRERFGTREGELPVTESVARRTIALPFHNNLSESEVDLVVKALENAVR; encoded by the coding sequence ATGAAGAGAATCCCGATGGCGCTTCCTGATCTGGATGAAAGCGATATCGAAGCGGTGATTGAGGTTCTGCGCAGCGGCAGGCTGGCGCTGGGGCAGCGGGCGGAGGAGTTCGAGCGGCTTATTTGCGAATACATCGGGGTGGAGCACGCCGTAGCGGTGAGCTCCGGGACGGCGGCCTTGCACCTGATAGTGCGGGCGTTAGGAATCGGCCCTGGGGATGAGGTGCTGGTGCCATCCTTTACCTTCGCGGCCAGCGTCAACGTCATCCTATACGTGGGTGCGACGCCCGTTTTCGTGGACATCGATCCGGAAACTTACTGCCTCGACCCCCAGGAACTGGAGCGGAAGATCACTCCCAGGACGAAGGCGGTCCTGGCGGTGGACGTTTTCGGACACCCGGCGGAGTGGGATGCCATCCTGGAGGTTGCGGGGAGGCACGGTCTCAGGGTGATCGATGACTCCTGCGAGGCGCTGGGGGCCGAGTACAAAGGGAAAAAGGTTGGGCAGTTCGGGGATGCTGCCGCCTTCGCCTTCTATCCCAACAAGCAGATCACCACCGGCGAGGGAGGGATCATCGTCACCTCCGATGAAGAGATCGCCCGGCTTTGCCGGAGCATGCGCAACCAGGGGCGGGGGGAGATGGGGGCATGGCTGTATCACGAGCGGCTGGGGTTCAACTACCGGATGGACGAGATGTCCGCTGCCCTCGGGGTTTCCCAGCTCAGGCGCATCGAGACATTCCTGGCGAAGCGGGAGCAGGTGGCCCGGTGGTATGGCGAGCGCCTGGCCGGGCTGGATTGGGTGCGGCCTCCGGTGGTGAAGCCTTACGTAAAGATGAGCTGGTTTGTGTATGTGGTCACCCTGGCGGAAGGAATCAAGCGGGATGCCGTGATGCGCTCACTGGAGGAGCAGGGGATTCCTACCCGCGGTTATTTCTCGCCTATCCATCTGCAGCCCTATATTCGGGAGCGGTTCGGAACCCGGGAAGGAGAGCTTCCGGTCACCGAGTCTGTAGCCCGAAGGACCATTGCCCTTCCCTTTCACAATAATCTCTCCGAGTCTGAGGTGGACCTGGTGGTGAAGGCTCTTGAAAACGCCGTAAGATGA
- a CDS encoding type II toxin-antitoxin system HicB family antitoxin, producing MRQFKIIVEKHQDGYVAYPLGLKGIIVGQGDTCEEALADVKSAIRFHIETFGEEVLETDSPVLEVFVTEAGVAV from the coding sequence ATGCGCCAGTTTAAAATTATAGTGGAGAAGCATCAGGACGGGTACGTGGCGTACCCTCTTGGATTAAAGGGAATTATAGTTGGCCAGGGGGATACCTGCGAAGAGGCGCTCGCTGACGTAAAATCTGCCATTCGGTTTCACATTGAAACTTTTGGAGAAGAGGTATTAGAAACTGACTCACCCGTACTTGAGGTTTTTGTGACTGAAGCAGGAGTGGCCGTATAG
- a CDS encoding type II toxin-antitoxin system HicB family antitoxin: MQRRFKVVLEWNEEDGGYTVTVPALPGCITEGDTLEEALRNAEEAITGYLEALKIQGRPIPEKDAKLFFGEVEVSL; encoded by the coding sequence ATGCAAAGACGATTTAAAGTCGTTTTAGAATGGAACGAAGAGGATGGGGGGTATACCGTTACAGTACCGGCTTTGCCGGGATGTATAACCGAAGGAGATACTCTCGAGGAAGCATTAAGAAATGCTGAAGAAGCTATTACTGGCTATCTCGAAGCATTAAAGATTCAGGGCCGGCCGATTCCCGAAAAAGACGCAAAACTATTTTTTGGAGAAGTTGAGGTTTCATTATGA
- a CDS encoding type II toxin-antitoxin system HicB family antitoxin produces the protein MPQVYHYTVILEREEEGGFHAFCPALPGCHSQGESLEETLSNIREAILAYLESLKAHNEPLPREDLLIKPVEVAL, from the coding sequence ATGCCCCAAGTGTACCATTATACCGTGATTCTGGAGCGGGAAGAAGAGGGGGGTTTCCACGCTTTTTGTCCTGCTTTACCCGGGTGCCATTCCCAGGGGGAATCGCTAGAGGAAACGCTTTCGAACATCCGGGAAGCGATTCTGGCTTATCTGGAAAGTCTCAAGGCACATAACGAACCGCTGCCCCGGGAAGATCTCTTGATTAAGCCTGTAGAGGTTGCTTTATGA
- a CDS encoding plasmid pRiA4b ORF-3 family protein, whose amino-acid sequence MSTVYQLKITLLEIEPPIWRRILVPQNITFYKLHKIIQASFGWQDYHLFDFDLGDMVVHIPDPDYAPGELYGGKKELNAKRTKIDELLIERKRCIYTYDFGDNWQHEVVLEKTLTAEEGRHYPLCIAGARHRPPEDVGGIGGYQDFLRVIRNPKHQEYNNYLLWAEKDTGGKKFDPEYFYINEVNRALARIK is encoded by the coding sequence GTGAGTACTGTGTATCAGCTAAAAATAACTTTACTGGAAATCGAACCGCCCATCTGGAGGCGGATTTTGGTGCCGCAAAACATCACCTTCTATAAACTGCACAAAATCATTCAGGCCTCTTTCGGCTGGCAGGATTATCACCTTTTTGATTTTGACCTAGGTGATATGGTTGTTCATATTCCCGACCCTGATTATGCCCCGGGTGAATTATACGGCGGCAAAAAAGAGCTTAACGCCAAAAGAACAAAAATCGACGAGCTGCTCATAGAGCGCAAAAGATGTATTTATACCTATGATTTCGGAGACAACTGGCAGCACGAGGTCGTTCTGGAAAAAACACTAACGGCCGAAGAAGGACGGCACTATCCCTTGTGTATTGCCGGTGCCCGCCACAGGCCGCCGGAGGATGTCGGCGGCATTGGTGGGTACCAGGACTTCCTGCGCGTTATACGAAACCCCAAACACCAGGAATACAACAATTATCTGCTCTGGGCAGAAAAGGATACTGGCGGCAAAAAGTTTGACCCGGAGTATTTTTACATCAACGAGGTAAACCGGGCACTGGCGAGGATAAAATAA
- a CDS encoding AbrB/MazE/SpoVT family DNA-binding domain-containing protein encodes MEQVIVRVSSKRQITLPAAIYKKLGIQPGQKLLLEVQGDKIILSPKTTSYTELLAGSLKNVYGRTPEEVNAYIRKERETWDRTLS; translated from the coding sequence ATGGAACAGGTTATAGTGAGAGTTTCCAGTAAGCGACAAATAACCTTGCCTGCCGCAATTTATAAAAAGCTCGGCATCCAGCCGGGACAAAAACTGTTATTAGAAGTTCAAGGGGACAAAATTATTCTTTCGCCGAAAACTACAAGTTATACGGAACTGCTGGCCGGTTCATTGAAGAACGTCTACGGCCGAACTCCAGAAGAGGTCAACGCTTATATCAGGAAGGAACGCGAAACATGGGACAGGACGCTTTCTTAA
- a CDS encoding PIN domain-containing protein encodes MGQDAFLNRIAHVKRLLLDTNAIIYFLQGISPYDTVLNPLFHLFEEGRLQAVISVITEAELLVGPLKKNDKEALARVRLLLNEFPGMKVISISRQIGQMAASIRVETNLPLPDALIIATAKAAGCDAIIGNDQSWSRIDTPEVLLLDDYVFFHPACLRPR; translated from the coding sequence ATGGGACAGGACGCTTTCTTAAACAGAATTGCCCATGTCAAACGCTTATTACTCGACACCAATGCAATAATCTATTTTTTGCAAGGTATTAGCCCTTACGACACCGTTTTAAATCCTTTATTCCATCTTTTTGAAGAAGGAAGACTCCAAGCTGTCATTTCTGTGATTACTGAAGCCGAACTCCTGGTTGGGCCGCTTAAAAAAAATGACAAAGAAGCCTTAGCAAGGGTAAGGCTACTGCTCAATGAGTTTCCGGGCATGAAAGTAATCTCGATTTCGCGCCAGATTGGCCAGATGGCCGCTTCTATTAGAGTTGAAACTAATTTGCCTCTGCCCGATGCGCTCATCATTGCCACGGCTAAGGCAGCTGGTTGCGATGCAATTATTGGAAACGATCAATCCTGGTCTAGAATTGATACGCCGGAGGTACTCCTTCTTGATGATTATGTTTTCTTTCATCCCGCCTGCTTACGGCCCCGATGA
- a CDS encoding type II toxin-antitoxin system RelE/ParE family toxin: MKNRVVYSVKPKNVNRFRHDYARLTPAEQEKVRRALEGLAEEPRPLGCICLEKNYYRLRVGNIRILYEILDAERTVLIGAVSRRDERKHNHQEGVPPAYQF; this comes from the coding sequence TTGAAGAACAGGGTCGTGTACAGCGTTAAACCCAAGAATGTCAACCGCTTCCGCCACGATTACGCGAGGCTAACACCGGCAGAGCAGGAGAAAGTGCGGCGCGCCCTGGAAGGGCTGGCTGAAGAACCGCGACCGCTAGGCTGTATCTGCCTCGAAAAGAACTACTACAGGCTACGTGTCGGGAACATCCGCATCCTCTACGAGATTCTCGACGCCGAAAGAACGGTTCTCATCGGGGCCGTAAGCAGGCGGGATGAAAGAAAACATAATCATCAAGAAGGAGTACCTCCGGCGTATCAATTCTAG
- a CDS encoding type II toxin-antitoxin system Phd/YefM family antitoxin — translation MLSFDIDSLVSVTALSRSLGKYLAKCKEKPLLILRNNEVEGVLLSAEAYRELLESYELVQDIRLAREIFEQPTDNPEDKDVFEIMREVEEQGRVQR, via the coding sequence GTGCTTTCATTCGACATCGACAGCCTGGTCAGCGTCACCGCCCTCTCCAGGTCGCTGGGGAAATATCTGGCCAAGTGTAAGGAGAAGCCGCTGCTGATCCTCAGGAACAACGAGGTAGAAGGGGTGCTGCTAAGCGCAGAAGCCTACAGGGAACTGCTGGAGTCCTACGAGCTGGTCCAGGACATCAGACTGGCCCGGGAAATCTTCGAGCAACCCACCGACAACCCCGAGGATAAGGACGTATTCGAGATAATGCGGGAAGTTGAAGAACAGGGTCGTGTACAGCGTTAA
- a CDS encoding HEAT repeat domain-containing protein produces the protein MKLVKKLKRLKEELENRLQRLYDCYGDLSTTGLDADIRKKITAKYRFYTYRASILSSPGIIPVIKKILPSPWLYNITVLRSYPALIPDLVRILENESSEYLKYVAIWALGEMKPNCSNAVSALTKILFFDESLGIKLMASQSLLKIDYWDGFDWERLEQEILKMQKIPRLLKNLILIWGRSGSDKLKLNWMRALEKMKM, from the coding sequence TTGAAACTAGTAAAAAAACTCAAGCGGTTAAAAGAGGAATTGGAAAATAGGCTACAACGGCTTTACGACTGTTACGGAGATCTTTCAACAACTGGGCTTGATGCCGATATTAGAAAAAAGATAACGGCGAAATACAGATTTTACACATACAGAGCAAGTATCTTGTCTTCGCCTGGAATAATCCCCGTAATAAAGAAAATTTTACCGTCCCCGTGGTTATATAATATAACTGTTTTGCGGAGTTACCCGGCATTGATCCCGGACCTTGTTCGAATATTAGAGAATGAGAGTTCTGAATACCTAAAGTATGTAGCTATTTGGGCATTGGGTGAAATGAAGCCAAACTGTTCCAATGCTGTCTCAGCTTTAACCAAAATTTTGTTTTTTGATGAAAGTTTAGGCATCAAGCTGATGGCATCTCAGTCACTGCTAAAGATTGATTACTGGGATGGATTTGATTGGGAGAGGTTAGAGCAAGAGATTTTGAAAATGCAGAAAATACCCCGCTTATTGAAAAATCTAATTCTTATCTGGGGCCGCAGTGGTTCTGATAAATTAAAGTTGAATTGGATGAGAGCGTTAGAGAAGATGAAAATGTAG
- a CDS encoding DUF1848 domain-containing protein yields the protein MISRHTVRIIRVIKGVIINEKEANGCKFRETMKLNLSSKIFSVRGKILMIVSASRRTDIPAFYGEWLYRRVEEGWAVAVNPFTKAAVMVSLDPQDVYALVLWSKNFRPFLPYLEYLDQRKYNLYFLFTITGMSGQFEPHVPPKEEMVEVFRYLSERYSPEHVQWRFDPILITTEMGRDYYLERFEYMARRLKGYTRRCYISFANRYRKVEVRFQKRFGNSSRWLELELEEKQKLVREMAQIAERYGISLYSCCQPELVGEGVKRGSCVDYLYMTAVFGELIPAPKKSPTRAGCCCYESIDIGMYDTCLHDCVYCYANQDHWRALKRYRAHRPESPSLLPGECKFNENKGSNRIPGLFCQPKLIS from the coding sequence TTGATATCTCGGCATACAGTTCGTATTATTAGGGTTATTAAGGGTGTTATTATCAATGAAAAGGAGGCAAATGGTTGTAAGTTTCGAGAAACGATGAAATTGAACTTAAGTTCGAAGATCTTTAGCGTGAGGGGAAAGATACTGATGATCGTTTCGGCCAGCAGGAGGACAGACATACCGGCTTTTTACGGAGAATGGCTGTATCGCCGCGTTGAAGAAGGCTGGGCGGTGGCTGTTAACCCTTTTACTAAGGCTGCGGTCATGGTGTCGCTGGATCCCCAGGACGTTTATGCACTCGTGCTCTGGTCGAAGAATTTCCGGCCGTTTTTGCCCTACCTGGAGTACCTGGATCAGCGCAAGTATAACCTTTATTTTCTGTTCACGATCACCGGGATGAGTGGCCAGTTTGAACCTCATGTTCCCCCGAAGGAGGAGATGGTTGAGGTTTTCCGTTATCTCTCAGAGAGGTATTCCCCAGAACATGTCCAGTGGAGGTTTGACCCGATCCTGATAACAACTGAGATGGGTCGGGATTATTATCTGGAGAGGTTTGAATACATGGCCAGGAGGCTCAAGGGTTATACCCGGCGTTGTTACATAAGTTTCGCCAACCGCTACCGCAAGGTTGAGGTGCGCTTTCAGAAGAGGTTTGGGAATTCCAGCAGATGGTTGGAGTTGGAGCTGGAGGAGAAGCAGAAGCTGGTGCGGGAGATGGCGCAAATCGCTGAGAGGTACGGTATCAGCTTGTATAGCTGTTGCCAGCCCGAACTGGTAGGAGAAGGCGTAAAGAGGGGCAGTTGTGTAGATTACCTTTATATGACCGCGGTTTTCGGGGAATTAATACCTGCGCCCAAAAAATCTCCGACCAGGGCCGGGTGCTGCTGCTATGAGAGCATCGACATCGGCATGTACGACACCTGTCTTCACGACTGTGTATACTGTTACGCCAATCAGGATCACTGGAGGGCTCTTAAGAGGTATCGTGCTCACAGGCCCGAGAGTCCGAGTTTGCTGCCAGGAGAATGTAAATTTAACGAGAACAAGGGTAGCAATCGAATCCCCGGCCTTTTCTGCCAGCCAAAATTAATTTCGTGA